Within Salmo trutta chromosome 30, fSalTru1.1, whole genome shotgun sequence, the genomic segment gcattggaaaacttccctggtctttatggttgaatctgtgcttgaaattcactactcgactgataattgtatgcgtgggatacagagatggggtagtaaTTCAAAAATCTTGTTAACCAGCATTATTTAACACAGAATGAGTAAATGCAAATGATTTTGTATTTCgtttagcacatttttactcctgaacttaattAGGCTTgacatagcaaaggggttgaatacttattgacatttcagcttttaattttcaATTCAATTCTGAAATGTTCTaataacataattccactttgacatgatggggtattgtgtgttgattagtaacacaacatctcaatttaatctattttaaattcaggcaatatcataacaaaatgtggaaaacgttatggggtgtgaatactgtacATCCGGTCAAGATCTCCTCTTCATGTTTAATGCTGGGTGTAAACTATACATTTTTGTACATGATTTAGCTGTCCCAGACAAGTTTTTAAGATTGTAGACAAAATCCCCATGTCATTGCCTACTCGGGGCGTTCGACCATCACCCACTCTCGTTTAATGTGAGCGGATCAAAGACTGCAACGACAAGTTTTGAGAATGTGATCAGCAGTAGCCAATGAGAGCTCACAAGATAAGAAGCCAGTGAGATGATGACGTTGTTTTGCATCACCCAGAATGTGTAGACTAGAGCTACGGGGGGCACTCAAGATGGCGACATGAGAGGTCATAACATTTCTAGCAATTTTAGGGTTTTCtcacaaaatgtataattttagGCTGCAGTTGCaacaaaaaaagatatataacCATACAATGTAGCTATTTTGAGTCATTTTGTAACTTGTCAAGCcattgaaaaacattttttaacgATGTCCAACGAATAAGCTAGCTAACTATTGAAGAGTTTCAGCATGTttagttaacattagctagctaacatcttcaTAGATAGCAGCATGGAATCAGGACATAACCAACCTGTTGCTGACATAATGGATGTTAAGACCACCAAGGAGAAAAGAGGCATTGCTGAAACTCATTCATAGCAGGAGAAGAAACTCACTGAAAATGGAGTCAAAGGTTAACGAGACTGACCGATACAATCGAAAATGGAATCTTCGAATGGACGGAATCGCAGAAAGATTTGACAAGAACACAAAGCAAAAGTGAAGGACATTTGCAGGGCAATAGTCCCGGAGGACGACAGAATATTGTTGTATGTTCTCTGGATGTGGTGCACCGCCTGGGTAGGCTGAAAGATGGGGAGAACAACCAGCCACCGGGACCAGTGATCATGACATGAATCTCCAAGACAGCAAGGGATCTGACATGGAAAAGTACAAAGAAAAATGACTATTTAAAGAACAACTTGAGGTTCAAGGAGGACCTGACAGCGTGGCTGATGATTGAAAGAGCAAGGAAGGAGGGGGAAAGTACataatcatcaaatcaaatcaaatgtatttatatagcccttcttacatcagctgatatctcaaagtgctgtacagaaacctagcctaaaaccccaaacagcaagcaatgcaggtgaagaagcatggtggctaggaaaaactccatagaaaggccaaaacctaggaagaaacctagagaggacccaggctatgaggggtggccagtcgtcttctggctgtgctggggtggagattataacagaacatggccaagatgttcaaatgttcataaatgaccagcatggtcaaataataataatcatagtagttgtcgagggtgcaacaagtcagcaactcaagagtaagtgtcagctggctttttcatagccgatctttgagagtatctctaccgctcctgctgtctctagagagttgaaaacagcaggtctgggacaggtagcttgtccggtgaacaggtcagggttccagcaggtctgggacagcaggtctgggacaggtagcatgtccggtgaacaggtcagggttccatagccgcaggcagaacagttgaaactggagcagcagcatggccaggtggactggggacagcaaggagtcatcatgccaggtagtcctgaggcatggtcctagggctcaggtcctccgagagagagaaagaaagagagaaagagagaattagagagagcatatttaaattcacacaggacaccggataagacaagagaaatactccagatgtaacagactgaccctagccccccactcataaactactgcagcataaatactggaggctgagacaggaggggtcaggagacactgtggccccatccgatgaaacccccggacagggccaaacaggcagggtataaccccacccactttgccaaagcacagcccccaaacAGTTTTAATCAGTGACTCATTGGACGTTTTTAACGTTAGAGATCAGCTCTGTGACAACGATTTTCAATGAAACATAGATAAAAGGAAAAGCATGAGTAAAATGTCATTTAAGTGCAGGTACATGAGGATATAACCtacatacaaataaataaataaatacaatgcaAATAGGCTAGACATAATATGGGCTATGAAAGACCTATGAAGTGTGACAGCATCATCTAGTAGTCATCTAGCTACATCCACTAAGTAGAAACACAGTGAATAATTGAAGTAAAACCAAAGCAACGATGCAACATATTCTAAATTAAAGGGTTCTTTGTTTTAGGTCAGCAGGGAGTCGCCTACTACAGTACTATCATTTGACCTCTCTGAGAAAAAGCACAAAGATGAACAATTCTATGCAATAAGATTAATGTCCTGTGACATGATTTCCATTGGTGAGTTGTCATTGTatgttaaaatatatttgatcTGTACTGTGTAGGTGCTAGGAAGTATGTGAAATATAGCCCATTACCTTTACCCTCTTATAATGATCATCGATTTTCTCTACTGTCAGGCAGAAGATAGTTTTTAGTCTATATTCTtagtagctgtctatttaccaccacaaaccgatgcttgCACTAACACGAACCAATGTGCtgtgtaaggccataagcaaacaggaaaacgctcaaccagtggcggtgctcctagtggctggggacttcaatgcaggaaaacttaaatccattttacctcatttctaccagcatgttaaatgtgcaaccagagaaaaaaactctgtgcgtgtgtgagtgactGCATGTGTGCTAACAAACATATTAGATTATTCTTATATTAAATAATAAATCTATCATGATAAACAATTTGTAAGAAAGAGAACAACTCAATGTAATGATCATCAAAATATTGGAAAATGCCTGGATTTTAGGAATAGTATATCCAATGGAAGTTGAATAAACTTAACTGGGGATATGGTGAAAGCTTACTGACACACAAGACAAATGGTTTATTACAAATGAAATTTATTACAGTTAAATAACATTGTTTTTTATGGTAAATGGGGGTCTAAGCATATAAGAAAACATTTTGTAGTGAATGTTGTTCAATTATTCACACAAAATATGTGTTAAAATGTCATTGGACACAAAAGGCACCAGATTGTAGGAATGACCCACCTGTTGTTATACCCTCTGCTGAGACAGAAATAAAGAGCTGAGTCAACATGGTTCAATTAGATTCACTCAAAGAAGATCATAATAACAGAGAAGGCACAAATAATCAGTAATGGTGACACATTCTAGCACTGTGCTGATTATTCATGATGTCATACACTTGTCTCATCTCTCCTTTGTGGATACCCTCGCTGAAGTGTAAGTTACACCAGTGTAGATGCCGTTGGATGGGAAGACCAGCTGACTGCCATTCATGCAGGTGACTTTCACTTTGGCCCTGTAGTCAAGGTCGATAGTTGCTTTCCCCACTGTGATCTCAACATCCAGGGTCTTCCCTGGCGGGATCTTTACGTTGATGGTATCCGATTCTGTTATGGTCTCTGTCTTCTGCAGGCTGGTGGATTGCTGCACTCCCACGGTCAAGCTGAACCCTGATGACACCTCTACCAGATCCGGGATCCCCGCTTTGACCGACACATTCAAGGTGGACTCTATCTTGTTGCTGACGGACCAGGAGGAAGTCTTGGTCAGGGTCTTGCTGTATGTAATGGACTCTTCTTGAACCAAGGAGGTGTCGTTGTGGTGAGACAGGGATTTCACATATTCTGGGGTCACCtaaaatcaacacacacacagacacacacacaaagatacaaATTGTTCAGACAACACAATGACAATTTAAGAACTAATTATCAGTGAGGAACTGATCAATTGATTTTTAGAAAGCCAACAATAATAActaatgtgtctgtatgtgtgtgtgactgtcctaGAAATGAGATGCCTGATGAATGTCGACCCCCATATTGGATTACATGTTTTAAAGTGGACAGCCCCCTTAATGTTAGAGCATCGGTAGAGTTTTCCTGAGCCGTCTACACACATCTATAGAAGAGCTCACCTGGGGTTTGAAGAGGGACAGGGTGGGATACTCCATGTCGGTCAGCACGGATGACTTGATGGTGTTGATGAAGAGGAAGCCCATGCTGTCGATGTCCGAGCCAGACCTGCCCTGCAGCCCCAGGCAGACTCCAGACCCCACATCGATGGTGTACTCAGTCTTCAGTGGCCAGCTGGTCATTTTTTCAAAGAACTGACGATTCTTACTCGTTGTGAACTTGATGGCACCTAGACGTGTGCCGGCACCGTTACCCCACAGAGACAGCTTGGTGATGCGCTCGCCGAGGTCAAACTCGAACTCAATGAAAGTGTGTGAATTTCCAAAGGTCGCTACGCGCCCGTCGGTAAGCTCCGCCCGCACAGCTTTGACCTGCCAGCCTTCCACCGCCACTCCAATCTTCTTGAGGGTGGCACCGTTGTCCATGCCGTGGAATTCAAATGAATTGCCTCCTCCACCACCGATCAAATGCAGAGTGGTTGCCATGTTGAGTGTTTGTGTGCGTCACGTAACCTGAAATACAAATTTGTACAGATAAATTTAAGAAACCTCTAACTCAAACTCAGTTCTTATTCAGACATTCAAAGCACCAAAAGGAAATTAAAGAACAAAATAAAAGGATCAAACAATAACCATGGGATATAATGACTCATTGTAGGAGCTAGAGGTCGAGCAACACATCAGTCgagggcagggctctccaaccctgttcctggagagctaccctcctgtaggttttcactccagccccagttgtaactaacctgattataccatctactgcatcttgcctataccgttcggccatcgctcatccatatatgatccatatatatttttatgtacatattcttattcattcctttacacatgtgtgtataaggtagttgttgtgaaattgttagattacttgttagatattactgcatggtcggaactagaagcacaagcatttcgctacactcgcattaacatctgctaaccatttgtaagtgacaaataatatttgatttgattagaatcAGGTGGACGAGATTGGGATTGGAATTAAAAAATTCAGGATGGTAGCTCTGTTCTAGGGCGACCATATTGCTCCACAATCCTCAGGTCACTGAGAATGAAGCGTTCTTAAATTGCTCCTAACTCCTCCTTGTCCTCCACCCTCCTCTGATCTTTCCATCTTTATTCGCCTGGAATCTATCACACCCATTCCTTCTTCCTCAGCTAGAGACGTCAGAGTCACCATGGAGTCCCTCTCCTACTCCCAGCACATCCCCACTATAACCTCCTGCTTTTTCTTCCTGATCAACACCATGGAGTCCCTCTCCTACTCCCAGCACATCCCTACTCTACCTCCTGCTGTTTCTTCCTGATCAACACCATGGAGTCCCTCTCCTACTCCCAGCACATCCCCACTCTACCTCCTGCTGTTTCTTCCTCATCAACGTGTTGACTTATGTGTAATGATGAATATAAACATATTGTTGCGTATGAATGTTACAGATGCTACATCAGAGTATTATAACCTGCCCTACAATGATGAGTATGAATGTTACAGATGTTACAGTACGTCAGAATATGATAAACTAACCTATAATGATGAGTATGAATGTTACAGATTCCACGTCGGAATATGAGGTGTTTATGGTGCTGAAACTCACCTCTCCAAACAAAGTTTCTGCTTTTAAATAATATCTGAAAGAATAAAGATTGAAATGAATAAATATATAACAATATTCTTTAAGACAGGCTGCAGTATTCATAGGTATGCATTAATATGTTATACTATAGAACAATATTCTTTAAGACAGGCTGCAGTATGTACAGGTATGTATTAATATATCTGGatttctggatttgggtgaagtagaagctggggaggctcgggcaagtaactgcggggggtgcagagctgttggccagggttggggtagccaggaggaaagcatggcaagccgtagagaaatgcttattgacattttcgattatcatgtatttatcggtggtgaccgtgttacctagcctaagtgcagtgggcagcttggaggaggtgctcttgttctctatggactttagtgtccctataccttttggagttagagctacaggatgcaaatttccgtttgataaagctagcctttgctttcctattggttcctgacttcactgaacagttgcatatcacggggactattcTATGCttttgcagtccgccacaggatgtttttgtgctgggtAAGGGCAGTCAGGCAATCTTCTCCAGATTGCCTGGTAGAACGTGTAGACAGACACCCATAAACACTTTTTAGACACTAGACATGTTAGAGCTGCAGTGCAGTTCACCTTTACCTGCAGTTGAATAGTTTAGCATCTGTCATTTTAGTATGAAATACTAGTTGTGTTAGTCAAATCAAGATGAAAAGGAAAGCTTGGTATTAAGCACTAGACTCAGTCTACTATATAGGAACAACTAAACATCATACTGTCATACCACATCTGCATATCTTAGTCAAATTAATCCCTGTGATAATATAGTATAAATACAACATGAACATGCAACAATAAATATGAATTGCTAGAGAAACCTGTGTTTAGTCACTGACCTGAACATATTACACAGGATCAGCAGAGCAGGCCAACGTCCACCAtgtgaaaacaaaaacaatagcAGGCCAAAGTGAACAATGTGAATACAAAAAAATCATGTTATTTATACCGTTCAACTACAAATAATGACCAGTAAGTCAACTATCAACTGGAACCATTTGTATTATGAAATGTGCAGTTAATTAGTAATAAATCAACATTAGTTCAACATTCTTTTTTCACTTAGCAAGGTGAGTTGTTGAAGATTTGTTTTTTACTAACATGCAATGCTTATGCATGCCTCAGATTCAAAGATGGAAAGAGATTCTCTAATTTAAGTAAGCTTTCATGTTAAAGCTGcattagttaaaaaaaaaaagaatttggTGAAATTGTCATCACGCACTGTCAGCTATCAGTATGTAAAATATTCTGAGAGAAGATCCAGCTTCTTTGACTGCCCTTCGCTCTGCAATCACTCTGAAAAATCGTTCCAGCCAATAGTGTCCCTAATAGGCATGTACCTAATGTGCACAAATATTTCGATTTAAACAGATAAATATGCGCGATGAATTATATCAATTTCATTATTTGGGATTCATTAACAGTTATGTCTGCAGGCAGAAGGCACAGAAAGCGAacgagagtgtgtgagagagttgagTCCCTCCCCTCCTGTTCAGCTGCGGCAGGGTCTATCGCTGCACACAGAGGAGCAGAAGTTGGAGCCAGATAAATGTTTGTTTCTTGCTAACATTCCTGTTCATGCATTCCGTTTATATTATGGATAATAAAGTTGGTAAAGCTGTTTTTTGTCCGAGATAGCACCAGTCACCTACGTTGAAAATGTCAGGACTCAATGCTAGATGTGTCAATCAGTTCAAAATGAAGAGACAGCTTGATGTAAAGCACTACACTCAACAGTCCACTCACCTCACATTAAACATCATACTAACATAATACTTTTGAATTCAAAACAGAACAATAGGAGGCTACCATGTgaaaacaaggcaacagtaaacatgtcgtccCCTACGAATGATGCAGAACCCCCCTATTTATTTCACGATGGCGCCG encodes:
- the LOC115168678 gene encoding aerolysin-like protein produces the protein MATTLHLIGGGGGNSFEFHGMDNGATLKKIGVAVEGWQVKAVRAELTDGRVATFGNSHTFIEFEFDLGERITKLSLWGNGAGTRLGAIKFTTSKNRQFFEKMTSWPLKTEYTIDVGSGVCLGLQGRSGSDIDSMGFLFINTIKSSVLTDMEYPTLSLFKPQVTPEYVKSLSHHNDTSLVQEESITYSKTLTKTSSWSVSNKIESTLNVSVKAGIPDLVEVSSGFSLTVGVQQSTSLQKTETITESDTINVKIPPGKTLDVEITVGKATIDLDYRAKVKVTCMNGSQLVFPSNGIYTGVTYTSARVSTKER